Proteins from a genomic interval of Garra rufa chromosome 4, GarRuf1.0, whole genome shotgun sequence:
- the LOC141334117 gene encoding uncharacterized protein yields MAFIKEENEDLKIEETFTVKHEDTEEQTDLMVLKKEREVLIKMEEKVHMELNSGEKPHTCQHCGKRFSDKVSLSRHMRIHTGEKPFICQQCGNGFILKRNLKVHMRVHTGEKPHTCPQCEKSFTQKVSLNRHMRIHTGEKLHTCQHCGKCFSEKVCLNRHIRIHNGEKPYTCLQCGKSFTQITHLNTHIRFHSEEKSYECTQCGKSFSRKGRFKNHMRLHSREKSTFTCPQCGKSFSQKCHLKEHITIHTGEKPYTCQQCGRSFNRKGTLNRHMRVHSGEKLFTCGHCGKSYGRKTALKYHMSIHV; encoded by the exons atggcgtttattaaagaggagaatgaagaccttaagattgaagaaacattcacagtcaaacatgaagatactgaggaacaaacag ATCTGATGGTGCTTAAAAAGGAGAGAGAAGTGCTAATCAAAATGGAAGAGAAAGTCCATATGGAGCTTaactctggagagaagcctcacaccTGCCAACACTGCGGAAAGCGTTTTTCTGACAAAGTAAGCCTTTCAAgacacatgagaatccacacaggagagaaacctttcatttgccaacagtgtggaaatggATTCATTCTTAAGAGAAACCTTAAagtgcacatgagagttcacactggagaaaagcctcaCACCTGCCCCCAGTGCGAaaaaagtttcactcaaaaagtaagccttaacagacacatgagaattcacactggagagaagcttcATACCTGCCAACACTGTGGAAAGTGTTTTTCTGAAAAAGTCTGtcttaacagacacataagaATACAcaatggagagaagccttacacgtgccttcagtgtggaaagagtttcactcaaattACACATCTTAACACCCACATAAGATTTCACTCTGAAGAGAAATCCTATGagtgcactcagtgtggaaagagtttcagtcgaAAAGGACGCTTTAAAAACCACATGAGACTTCACTCTCGAGAGAAATCCACATTCacatgtcctcagtgtggaaagagcttcagtCAAAAATGTCACCTTAAAGAGCACATaacaattcacactggagagaaaccttacacatgccaacaatgtggaagaagtttcaaccgaaaaggaactcttaacaggcacatgagagttcactctggagagaaactGTTTACATGTGGTCACTGTGGAAAAAGTTATGGGCGTAAAACAGCCCTTAAGTACCACATGAGTATTCATGTATAA